In Bacteroidia bacterium, a genomic segment contains:
- the era gene encoding GTPase Era: MHKSGYVNIVGKPNAGKSTLMNALLGEKLSVINAKVQTTRHRILGILNDENYQIIFSDTPGTVDPKYKLHERMMDYVNQSFKDADVLLLLHDAEDPRPDLNLVEKLAKVSEPVLVVLNKVDISKQENIPLIKQRWEELLPGKEMIFISALHEYNIDLLLSKILQLLPESPAYYPKDQLTDKTERFFVSEIIRGKMLSLYAKEIPYSAEIQINYFKDEPEIVKISATIFTERESQKAIILGHKGSKIKQLGIESRKDIEEFVQKKVFLELIVKVDKDWRNNESFLDRSGYV, from the coding sequence ATGCACAAATCAGGTTATGTAAATATAGTTGGCAAACCCAATGCCGGTAAATCCACCTTGATGAATGCCTTGCTTGGCGAGAAATTATCCGTGATTAATGCAAAAGTTCAAACTACCCGTCATCGGATTCTTGGTATTTTGAACGACGAAAATTATCAAATCATTTTTTCAGATACCCCAGGAACAGTAGATCCCAAGTACAAATTGCACGAACGTATGATGGATTACGTCAATCAATCATTTAAGGACGCTGATGTATTATTGCTTTTACACGATGCTGAAGACCCCAGACCCGATTTGAATTTAGTAGAAAAGTTGGCCAAAGTTTCTGAACCGGTTTTGGTGGTCCTGAATAAGGTTGATATTTCTAAACAAGAAAATATTCCTCTGATAAAACAAAGATGGGAAGAACTTTTGCCTGGTAAAGAAATGATTTTTATTTCTGCTTTGCATGAGTATAATATCGATTTGCTCTTATCAAAAATTCTGCAACTCCTGCCTGAATCGCCGGCTTATTACCCCAAAGACCAATTGACAGACAAAACAGAGCGTTTTTTTGTGTCTGAAATTATTCGAGGAAAAATGTTGAGTTTGTACGCCAAGGAAATTCCGTATTCAGCAGAAATTCAAATAAACTATTTCAAGGACGAACCGGAAATTGTTAAGATATCTGCTACAATTTTTACTGAACGGGAGAGTCAGAAGGCCATTATTTTGGGTCACAAAGGTTCGAAAATCAAGCAATTAGGTATAGAATCAAGAAAGGATATTGAAGAATTTGTTCAAAAAAAGGTTTTTTTGGAATTAATCGTTAAAGTTGATAAGGATTGGCGTAACAATGAATCCTTCCTGGATCGAAGTGGATATGTTTAG
- a CDS encoding toxin-antitoxin system YwqK family antitoxin: protein MKNQILLTTILLFNLFTYSNSFSQEKVKERWPNGKIKSTGTMQGGKEEGLWTYYYENGQKEKEGNYSEGKRNGRWMEWYENGKLWTEQSYKMDMPDGYAAEYDMNGQKVEEGNFLDGKPFGHFSSWYNTGHMKSSGDKKGDLMDGHWVYYHENGNKMAEGDYKEGKKSGLWIEYYENGKLKSQGYYINDVPNGKWTYWFDNGREFEKGELRNGFKYGKWIEWFDNGQTKSIGNYLGNVKDGTWQYWDDKGNLKKQETWMDRQLIDNKDF, encoded by the coding sequence ATGAAAAACCAAATCCTACTTACTACGATTCTTCTATTTAATTTATTTACTTACTCAAACTCTTTTTCCCAAGAAAAGGTCAAAGAACGTTGGCCTAACGGAAAAATAAAATCTACCGGCACCATGCAAGGTGGTAAAGAAGAAGGCTTATGGACTTATTACTATGAAAATGGTCAAAAGGAGAAGGAAGGTAATTATTCGGAAGGTAAACGCAATGGCAGATGGATGGAATGGTATGAGAATGGGAAATTATGGACGGAGCAGAGTTATAAGATGGATATGCCTGATGGATATGCCGCTGAGTATGATATGAATGGTCAAAAAGTGGAAGAAGGCAATTTTTTGGATGGAAAACCTTTTGGTCATTTCTCTTCCTGGTACAATACGGGTCATATGAAGAGTAGTGGTGATAAGAAAGGCGATTTGATGGATGGGCATTGGGTTTATTATCATGAAAATGGCAATAAAATGGCAGAAGGAGATTATAAGGAAGGCAAAAAATCAGGGTTGTGGATTGAGTACTATGAAAATGGAAAACTAAAATCCCAGGGCTATTATATCAATGATGTTCCTAATGGGAAATGGACCTATTGGTTCGATAATGGAAGAGAATTTGAAAAAGGTGAACTTCGTAACGGTTTTAAATACGGCAAATGGATTGAATGGTTTGATAATGGGCAAACCAAGTCAATCGGTAATTATTTAGGTAATGTGAAGGATGGAACTTGGCAATATTGGGATGATAAAGGAAATCTGAAAAAGCAAGAAACTTGGATGGATAGGCAACTTATTGACAATAAAGATTTTTGA